The Subtercola sp. PAMC28395 genome segment GGCATCCGTTCGGCTGTCGCGGCGGCGTTGCCGACGACAGTCGCCGACCTCACCGACCTCATACGCATACCTTCTGTCTCATGGGAGGCGTTCGACCCATCCCAGGTGCGCGCGAGTGCTGAAGCCGTCGCCGCCCTGTTCGACGGCACAGGCATGTTCGAGCGGGTGACGGTTTCGACTGCGGTGACGGAGTCTGGTGAGAGCGGGCAGCCGGCCGTTCTCGCAACCCGCGCGGCCCGCAACGGCAGACCGACGGTTCTGCTCTACGCCCACCACGACGTTCAGCCGCCCGGTGACGACGCCGATTGGGACTCGCCGCCATTCGAGCCGACCGTTCGCGGGGATCGACTGTACGGGCGCGGTTCCGCCGACGACAAAGCCGGTGTGCTCTCCCACGTCGCAGCGGTGCGCGCGCTGGCGGACGTCTACGGCGAGGAACTCGAACTCGGCCTGGTGGCCTTCATCGAGGGGGAGGAGGAGTTCGGTTCGCGCTCGTTCGCCAATTTTCTCGAGGCCAACCGTGAGGCACTCGCTGCCGACGTCATCATCGTCGCCGACTCCGACAACTGGAACGTCGACACCCCGGCCCTCACCGTGAGCCTTCGCGGCAACGTCACCTTCAAGCTCACGGTCTCCACGCTCGCGCACGCCTCGCACTCCGGCATGTTCGGTGGCGCGGCCCCCGATGCCATGCTCGCGATGGTGCGCCTGCTCGCCACTCTCCACGATGCAGACGGCAGTGTCGCGGTCGACGGGCTCACCTCATCGGGGCAGCCGACGCCTGACAGCTCCGAAGCCGGTTTCGCTCTCGATGCGGGCCTGCTCGATGGTGTGACCCCCATCGGGACCGGTCCGATTCTCGCCCGGCTCTGGGCCAAGCCCGCCATCACTGTGACGGGAATCGATGCTCCCAGCGTGGCCAACGCCTCGAACACCCTTCTGCCCAAGGTCTCCGTTCGGCTGAGTGCCCGCATCGCTCCCGGTCAGGATGCCCGTTCCGCACTGAGCGCGCTCGAAACACACCTCCGCACCCACGTGCCCTTCGGTGCCCACGTCGACATCAGCGATGTGGATACCGGCCAGCCCTTTCTGGTCGACACCACGGGGTGGGCCGTCGCCGAGGCGAAACAGGCGATGGCCGATGCCTGGGGAGTGCCAGCCGTCGAGACCGGTGTCGGTGGATCGATCCCGTTCATCGCCGATCTGGTCCGCGTCTTTCCCGACGCGCAGATCCTGGTGACGGGCGTCGAAGACCCTGACACCCGGGCACACAGTCCCAACGAATCCCTTCACCTGGGGGTCTTCCGGCGGGCGATCCTCACCGAGGCGCTGTTGCTGGCGCGACTTGCGGAGTCGCCGCTCAGCGAACGCGGGTGATCTGCCGGGCACCCGTCATCGTGTGAAGGGAACCACTTCGCTGCGATAGGTGAAGTCATCACACGCAGTGTGGCCAATGCGGGAATGAAAGCGGCTTCACTCAGGTTCTCGGTTTAGAATCTGACGTAGGTTTTCTGTTTGCGGTTCGTCTAGCCTTAAGGAGTTGCAATGAGCGACACAACTGTTCTCGCCCCGGCTGAGGTCATCGCCGCCCCCGCGCACAAAGTGGGTCTGACCGACCAGGCTGCTGCCAAGGTCAAGAGCCTGCTCGGCCAGGAGGGTCGCGACGACCTGCGCCTGCGTGTGGCTGTCCAGCCCGGCGGATGCTCGGGGCTGATCTACCAGCTCTACTTCGATGAGCGCCAGCTCGACGGCGACGGTGTCGTCGACTACGACGGCGTCGAGGTCATCGTCGACAAGATGAGCGTTCCGTACCTCGATGGCGCAACCATCGACTTCGAAGACACCATCCAGAAGCAGGGCTTCACGATCGACAACCCCAACGCAGGCGGCAGTTGCGCCTGTGGTGACTCGTTCCACTAAAAATTCTACCGAGGGTAGAAACCCTCTATCTTTGCTGATGAGGCCGCCAAAAGGCGGCCTCATCAGCATTTAAGGGTAGTTGCGGTTCAGGGGAGCCCGGCGTGGCACTCGCGTCGTGACACATCGATGGGGCGTTCGACGCAGTAGGCTGGGCAACGTCAAATACACTTGACACAAGATTTGCCAGCAGTACATCCGAAGGGTTACAGGTGCGCTCGAAACGACGTCTTAGATGGGTTGCCATCCCCGTCATGGTGACCATGGGTCTGGCGCTTGCCGGGTGCTCCCAGCAGCAGCTGAACGGCTTTCTCCCTGGAGACCCGGGCACCACCAACAACACGAGCGCGGTGACCGGCCTGTGGGTGACCTCGTGGATCGTGCTGCTCGCGGTGGGTATCGTCACCTGGGGTCTCACGATCTGGGCTGTCGTGGTGTTCCGTCGCCGTAAGGGCCAGACGGGTCTTCCGATCCAGCTGCGCTACAACATGCCGATCGAGATCTTCTACACGATCGTGCCGCTCATTCTGGTGCTCGGCTTCTTCGCCTTCACCGCGAAGGACCAGGCAGACATCGAGCAGCCGTACGCCAGCCCCGACCAGGTCATCTCGGTCTACGGCAAGCAGTGGGCATGGGACTTCAACTACGTCAACCAGAACGTCTTCAGTGCAGGCGTCCAGGCGAATACCGAGACGACCGATGCGAACAGCGCTCTCGTCGAAGCCAAGATCCCGACGCTCGTTCTTCCTGTCAACAAGAAGATCACCATCGAGCTGCACTCCCGCGACGTCATCCACTCCTTCTGGGTCATCGACTTTCTCTACAAGAAAGACATGATTCCAGGCAAGGTCAACTACATGTACGTCACTCCCGAGCGAATCGGCACCTTCGCCGGTAAGTGTGCCGAGTTGTGCGGTGAGTACCACTCGAACATGCTCTTCAACGTCAAGGTCGTCTCGCAGTCCGACTACGACGCCTACACGGCTTCACTCGCCGCACAGGGCAATGTCGGTCAACTCGGCGACGACTACAACCGCAACTCCAACATTCCCGGCGTCGTGTCGCCGATCGAGCCCGCAGGGGCAAGCGCACCATCACCAACAACGAGTTCGAAGTAGAAGGCGACGATGAGCACACTAACCGCCCCGAGAATGACTGTCGGAGCACAGCGAAAAGGCAACATCCTCGTCAAGTGGATCACCTCGACCGACCACAAGACGATCGGGTACATGTACCTGATCGAGTCGTTCATCTACTTCTGCCTCGGCGGCGTGATGGCTCTCGTCATCCGCGCCCAGCTCTTCGAGCCGGGTGAGCAGTTGCTGGCCACCAAAGACCAGTACAACCAGCTCTTTACCATGCACGGCACGATCATGCTGCTCATGTTCGCAACACCGCTCTTCGCCGGCTTTGCAAACGTGCTGATGCCGCTGCAGATCGGTGCACCCGACGTGGCGTTCCCGCGTCTGAACGCACTCGCCTTCTGGTTCTATTCCTTCGGCTCTGCCATCGTGGTCGCCGGGTTCCTCACCCCGCAGGGTGCTGCATCGTTCGGCTGGTTCGCCTATGCGCCATTGTCTAATACGACATTCACTCCCGGCGCCGGAGGTAATCTCTGGGTGTTCGGCCTTGTGCTGAGCGGGTTCGGTACCATTCTCGGAGCCGTGAACTTCATCACCACGATCATCACGATGCGTGCACCCGGCATGACCATGTTCCGCATGCCGATCTTCACGTGGAACACCCTGGTGACGTCGATCCTCGTGCTGATGGCATTCCCGCCCCTGGCTGCCGCGCTCTCCGGGCTCGGCGTGGACCGCGTGTTCGACGGGCACATCTTCGATGCGGCCAACGGCGGTGTGCTGCTCTGGCAGCACCTCTTCTGGTTCTTCGGGCATCCTGAGGTGTACATCATCGCCCTGCCGTTCTTCGGCATCATCTCCGAAGTGCTGCCTGTCTTCAGTCGCAAACCGATCTTCGGGTACAAGACTCTCGTCTACGCGACGATCTCGATTGCTGCGCTGTCTGTCACCGTGTGGGCGCACCACATGTATGTCACAGGTTCGGTTCTGCTGCCGTTCTTCTCGCTGATGACGATGCTCATCGCGGTGCCGACCGGTGTGAAGATCTTCAACTGGGTCGGCACCATGTGGCGCGGCTCGGTCACGTTCGAGACGCCCATGATGTGGGCAATCGGGTTCCTGATCACGTTCACGTTCGGTGGTCTGACCGGTGTGATCCTGGCATCGCCGCCACTCGACTTCCACGTCTCAGACAGCTATTTCGTGGTCGCCCACTTCCACTACGTGGTGTTCGGTACCGTCGTGTTCGCCATGTTCAGTGGCTTCTACTTCTGGTGGCCGAAGTGGACCGGGAAGATGCTGAACGAGAAGCTCGGCCAGTGGCACTTCTGGCTGTTGTTCATCGGCTTCCACACCACCTTCCTGATCCAGCACTGGCTCGGTGTGGTCGGTATGCCACGTCGCTACGCGACGTACGCGCCCGACGACGGTTTCACCTGGATGAACCAGATCTCGACCGTCGGAGCCTTCCTGCTCGCCTCGTCGATGATCCCGTTCTTCCTGAACGTCTACATCACCGCACGCAAGTCGCCCAGGGTGACAGTGAACGACCCGTGGGGCTACGGCCGCTCGCTCGAATGGGCGACGTCCTGCCCACCGCCGCGCCACAACTTCACCTCCATTCCCCGCATCCGCAGCGAGTCCCCGGCCTTCGACCTGAATCACCCCGAAGCCGGTGTTCCCGTCGGCGTCGGGCCGGCGAAAGACGCTCCTGACGCGCCCGTTCGTGACATTGCGTCAGACAAGGTGAAGTGACATGCGCGCCAATATCAACATCTTCTGGATTCTCGGCGGGTTCTTCATTCTCGCCGATGCGATCTACACGTTCTGGTCGCTCATCTCGTACGGCAAGGTCGAGTGGGTCGGTACTCTAGCGATCGCTTTGAGTGCGATCCTTGCGGCATTCCTGGCCTTCTACCTTGCTCGCGTTCACGCGGCGCAGGGCGGCGAGTTGCCTGAAGACTTGACCGACTCGAACATCGACGACGGCGACCCCGAGATGGGCTTCTACAGCCCCTGGAGCTGGTGGCCGATCATCATGGCTGCAGCGTTGGCGATCTTCCTCACTGGACTCGCTGTGGGCACGTGGATCAGCTTCATCGGAGTGGCCATCGTGTTGATTGCAATCGTTGGTTGGACCTACGAGTACTACCGCGGCTACTTCGCCCGCTAGGCCGCGTCACAACCTTCAGAGAACCCCTGCCCTCCTCTCCCTCCCTTTGGAGGTAAAGGGAAGCAAGCAGGGGTTTTCTCGTTTCTTCGCGGAGGGTGTTGGCTTCTGCGGGCGCGGGCAGACACAAGTCGGTGTTGGTTCGGCCTGCGGGCCGGCCACAAGTCGGTGTGAGCCGGCCTGTGGGCATGCACAAGCCGGTGTGAGCCGGCCTGTAGGTACGCACACGCCGGTGTTGGTCGGCCTGCGGGCAGGAACACAAGCCGATGTGGGCTGGCCTGCGGGCAGACACGAGCCGGTGTATGGGCCGCGGCCTGCGGGCAGGCAACACACAAGACTGTGAAGCTCGGCCAAGCTCGCCCATCGCTCGTATGTCATGGCTGCTGCAGGCGCAAGATGGTCCCGGTTGGAATCTCGTGTCAGCGACGGTTGAAATGTAGGCCAGGATCGACGGTCGAAAACTAGGCCACCCGAGGAACGATTGATTGGGTGATCACAGTGGAAGATTGGGCGTTGATTCGTCGCCTTCATAAGGGTGAGGGGCTGTCGCAGCGAGAGATCGCTAAACGGCTCGGGCTGGCCAGGGACACGGTCGCGAAAGCGATTAGTACTGATGGGCCACCGAAGTACGTCCGGCCGCCGAGGCCGTCGGAGGTGCGCGATCTCGAGCCGGCGATCAGGGAATTGCTGAAGGCGTATCCGCGGATGCCTGCGACGGTGATCGCGGAGCGGTTGGGTTGGCAGGGCTCGATCACCTGGTTTCGTCAGAATGTGGCCCGGCTCCGCCCGGAGTACGCACCCGCTGACCCGGCTGACCGGCTCAGCTACCGGCCGGGTGATCAGGCGCAATGTGATCTGTGGTTCCCGCCGGTGAAGATCCCGCTCGGTCACGGTCAAACAGGGTCACCGCCGGTACTTGTGATCGTGCCCTCGAATTCACGGTTCATCACCGCGATGATGCTGCCCACCCGCACGACACCCGATCTGCTCGCTGGGATGTGGGAGCTGCTGCAGGGTCAGCTCGGGGCCGTGCCGCATCGGCTGATTTGGGATAACGAGGCCGGGATCGGCCGGCGGAACTCGTTCGCCGAAGGTGTTGCCTCGTTCACCGGTACCCTCGCGACCCGG includes the following:
- a CDS encoding dipeptidase, with amino-acid sequence MERREAGIRSAVAAALPTTVADLTDLIRIPSVSWEAFDPSQVRASAEAVAALFDGTGMFERVTVSTAVTESGESGQPAVLATRAARNGRPTVLLYAHHDVQPPGDDADWDSPPFEPTVRGDRLYGRGSADDKAGVLSHVAAVRALADVYGEELELGLVAFIEGEEEFGSRSFANFLEANREALAADVIIVADSDNWNVDTPALTVSLRGNVTFKLTVSTLAHASHSGMFGGAAPDAMLAMVRLLATLHDADGSVAVDGLTSSGQPTPDSSEAGFALDAGLLDGVTPIGTGPILARLWAKPAITVTGIDAPSVANASNTLLPKVSVRLSARIAPGQDARSALSALETHLRTHVPFGAHVDISDVDTGQPFLVDTTGWAVAEAKQAMADAWGVPAVETGVGGSIPFIADLVRVFPDAQILVTGVEDPDTRAHSPNESLHLGVFRRAILTEALLLARLAESPLSERG
- a CDS encoding iron-sulfur cluster assembly accessory protein produces the protein MSDTTVLAPAEVIAAPAHKVGLTDQAAAKVKSLLGQEGRDDLRLRVAVQPGGCSGLIYQLYFDERQLDGDGVVDYDGVEVIVDKMSVPYLDGATIDFEDTIQKQGFTIDNPNAGGSCACGDSFH
- the coxB gene encoding cytochrome c oxidase subunit II, which gives rise to MVTMGLALAGCSQQQLNGFLPGDPGTTNNTSAVTGLWVTSWIVLLAVGIVTWGLTIWAVVVFRRRKGQTGLPIQLRYNMPIEIFYTIVPLILVLGFFAFTAKDQADIEQPYASPDQVISVYGKQWAWDFNYVNQNVFSAGVQANTETTDANSALVEAKIPTLVLPVNKKITIELHSRDVIHSFWVIDFLYKKDMIPGKVNYMYVTPERIGTFAGKCAELCGEYHSNMLFNVKVVSQSDYDAYTASLAAQGNVGQLGDDYNRNSNIPGVVSPIEPAGASAPSPTTSSK
- the ctaD gene encoding cytochrome c oxidase subunit I → MSTLTAPRMTVGAQRKGNILVKWITSTDHKTIGYMYLIESFIYFCLGGVMALVIRAQLFEPGEQLLATKDQYNQLFTMHGTIMLLMFATPLFAGFANVLMPLQIGAPDVAFPRLNALAFWFYSFGSAIVVAGFLTPQGAASFGWFAYAPLSNTTFTPGAGGNLWVFGLVLSGFGTILGAVNFITTIITMRAPGMTMFRMPIFTWNTLVTSILVLMAFPPLAAALSGLGVDRVFDGHIFDAANGGVLLWQHLFWFFGHPEVYIIALPFFGIISEVLPVFSRKPIFGYKTLVYATISIAALSVTVWAHHMYVTGSVLLPFFSLMTMLIAVPTGVKIFNWVGTMWRGSVTFETPMMWAIGFLITFTFGGLTGVILASPPLDFHVSDSYFVVAHFHYVVFGTVVFAMFSGFYFWWPKWTGKMLNEKLGQWHFWLLFIGFHTTFLIQHWLGVVGMPRRYATYAPDDGFTWMNQISTVGAFLLASSMIPFFLNVYITARKSPRVTVNDPWGYGRSLEWATSCPPPRHNFTSIPRIRSESPAFDLNHPEAGVPVGVGPAKDAPDAPVRDIASDKVK
- a CDS encoding cytochrome c oxidase subunit 4, which translates into the protein MRANINIFWILGGFFILADAIYTFWSLISYGKVEWVGTLAIALSAILAAFLAFYLARVHAAQGGELPEDLTDSNIDDGDPEMGFYSPWSWWPIIMAAALAIFLTGLAVGTWISFIGVAIVLIAIVGWTYEYYRGYFAR
- the istA gene encoding IS21 family transposase codes for the protein MITVEDWALIRRLHKGEGLSQREIAKRLGLARDTVAKAISTDGPPKYVRPPRPSEVRDLEPAIRELLKAYPRMPATVIAERLGWQGSITWFRQNVARLRPEYAPADPADRLSYRPGDQAQCDLWFPPVKIPLGHGQTGSPPVLVIVPSNSRFITAMMLPTRTTPDLLAGMWELLQGQLGAVPHRLIWDNEAGIGRRNSFAEGVASFTGTLATRIVQLKPFDPESKGIVERANQYLETSFLPGRTFTSPADFNDQLVVWLRRANNRQVRRLAAKPSELIGVDRAAMVPLPPIAPNVGFSSKVRLPRDYYVTVLGNDYSVDPAGIGRMVDVRANLRTVTVTLDGKLLAQHDRVWARGQSIADPTHVGSAKTLRTLFQTRTPAVPERYDRDLADYDQAFGVSFDPAGEVA